A genomic stretch from Thermodesulforhabdus norvegica includes:
- a CDS encoding TonB-dependent receptor yields MRRILLLALMAFLMSTTLGLAGDEEQEASLEALVVTGSPIIEGNVLDKYGGQKTVVTENQVFELNAQDLPSALRRVPGVTISRYNVVGSFGGATGGAVFVRGMGSSRPGAEIKTFFDGVPVYMSIWNHPLMDLLPVDPAKSIEVYKSPQPHAFGNAFAAINLVPKEQPEEGFSGSLETAYGSYDTVVAKGAQGGRKGYFDYYVAGAFRSSDGHRDNANGEMKNLYGHVGWNVVPGWRIYFRTLWNDNYADDPGVEGDPSSRLGRYETSLFLNELTLENHLENASGFLKIYRSEGDGNWLDQPTDEQGIKEDLYNEFLFYGLKMREEFAFSDRLHLVTGFDWERAEGHYDKEFSDGSKDRWEGAALYLASPYAAISYDLTPVEDLHIVPSFGVRYYSHSDFPSEWAPHAGLQLTYRDTRLHVGYARGVNYPGLDTIVFSEKVIPALSDSWKELSAEVVDHFEAGIHQLVGDFLIAELTLFYDDGSNRYVVVPPPPFPPAYDNVEDFRTRGIEASLTFSLHKNLALFLGITAMDAHPSDLPYVPDYTVSTGLNWKITDHLSLYLDAEYVGDMYVREQARRRGAENTVKVDDYFVLNGKVSYKLPFEFLPSETVVYLALENITDTDYEYLPGYPMPGTSVMGGIKCAF; encoded by the coding sequence ATGCGAAGAATCTTATTACTGGCGCTTATGGCCTTTTTGATGTCCACGACCCTCGGTCTGGCCGGCGATGAAGAACAGGAAGCCTCACTCGAAGCGTTGGTCGTTACGGGATCTCCCATCATTGAGGGAAATGTGCTCGATAAGTACGGCGGACAGAAAACGGTTGTTACGGAGAATCAGGTCTTTGAACTTAACGCCCAGGACCTTCCTTCGGCTTTGCGTCGTGTACCCGGAGTCACCATTTCTCGGTATAACGTGGTTGGGTCCTTTGGAGGTGCTACCGGTGGAGCGGTCTTCGTTCGTGGTATGGGGTCCAGCAGACCCGGTGCCGAGATAAAAACCTTCTTCGACGGCGTTCCCGTTTACATGAGTATCTGGAACCATCCTCTTATGGATCTTCTCCCGGTGGATCCGGCAAAATCCATAGAAGTCTATAAAAGTCCCCAGCCTCATGCATTCGGGAATGCCTTTGCGGCGATAAATCTCGTTCCAAAGGAACAACCGGAAGAAGGTTTCTCAGGAAGTCTGGAGACAGCATACGGTAGTTACGACACGGTGGTTGCAAAGGGAGCTCAGGGAGGCCGCAAAGGATACTTTGATTACTACGTTGCCGGAGCATTCAGGTCCTCTGACGGTCATAGAGACAACGCCAACGGCGAAATGAAGAATCTATACGGTCATGTCGGTTGGAATGTGGTTCCGGGCTGGAGGATCTATTTCAGGACGCTGTGGAATGACAACTACGCAGATGACCCCGGAGTAGAAGGTGATCCGTCCTCGCGCCTCGGCAGATACGAAACGTCTCTTTTCCTGAACGAGCTGACCCTTGAAAATCACCTTGAAAATGCTTCGGGTTTTCTAAAGATCTATCGCAGTGAGGGAGACGGCAACTGGTTGGATCAGCCGACCGATGAGCAGGGAATTAAAGAAGATCTTTACAACGAATTCCTTTTTTACGGTCTGAAAATGCGGGAGGAATTTGCCTTCTCGGACCGACTTCACCTGGTTACCGGCTTTGATTGGGAAAGAGCCGAAGGGCATTACGATAAGGAGTTTTCAGACGGTAGCAAAGACAGGTGGGAAGGTGCCGCCTTGTATCTCGCATCGCCCTACGCCGCGATAAGCTACGATCTGACCCCGGTGGAAGACCTTCACATAGTCCCTTCATTCGGGGTTCGTTATTATTCCCATTCCGATTTCCCCTCAGAATGGGCGCCTCACGCAGGGCTTCAGCTCACCTACAGGGACACTCGCCTGCATGTCGGATATGCAAGAGGAGTTAACTACCCGGGGCTTGATACGATAGTTTTCTCCGAAAAGGTTATTCCTGCGTTATCCGATTCGTGGAAAGAACTTTCGGCTGAAGTGGTCGATCATTTCGAAGCCGGAATTCATCAGTTAGTGGGTGATTTTCTGATAGCGGAGCTTACACTTTTTTACGACGATGGATCAAACCGATATGTGGTGGTTCCTCCACCGCCCTTTCCTCCAGCCTACGACAATGTGGAGGATTTCAGGACTCGGGGCATAGAGGCATCCCTGACCTTTTCGCTGCACAAAAACCTCGCACTGTTTCTGGGAATTACGGCCATGGACGCCCACCCTTCGGATCTGCCCTATGTTCCGGATTATACGGTTTCCACGGGCCTGAACTGGAAAATTACCGATCATCTATCCCTGTACCTCGATGCGGAATACGTGGGAGATATGTACGTGCGGGAGCAGGCTCGTCGCAGGGGAGCAGAAAACACCGTGAAGGTTGACGATTACTTTGTCCTTAACGGGAAAGTCTCTTATAAATTGCCCTTTGAGTTTTTACCCTCTGAGACGGTCGTTTATCTGGCGCTGGAAAACATAACCGACACGGATTACGAGTATCTTCCGGGATATCCTATGCCGGGAACTTCGGTTATGGGCGGGATAAAATGCGCCTTTTGA
- a CDS encoding class I SAM-dependent methyltransferase, giving the protein MRLLKDERMSRSSTTDFFDRRAAEWERLCYPPEVVSRLEAFFPEFGVKEGESILDVGTGTGILIPLLRRATGTNGRVCAIDLSEPMVREAYKKRAHICDVLLVADVHNLPFKSKVFDRVICFAAFPHFCDPGGALREMARVLKCDGVVKGELVIAHLLSREELAEHHARHPEVMSHRLPDDITMEKLFGAAGLRLTKIIDRPGRYLAHGVVNW; this is encoded by the coding sequence ATGCGCCTTTTGAAAGACGAGAGGATGTCCAGGAGTTCAACGACCGATTTCTTCGATCGGCGGGCGGCAGAATGGGAAAGGCTTTGCTATCCTCCGGAGGTTGTTTCACGGCTTGAAGCTTTTTTCCCGGAGTTTGGCGTAAAAGAGGGTGAAAGTATTCTGGACGTCGGAACGGGAACGGGCATACTTATTCCCTTATTAAGACGGGCTACCGGGACGAATGGCCGTGTTTGCGCAATCGATCTCTCAGAACCCATGGTGAGAGAAGCCTACAAGAAGCGGGCGCACATCTGTGATGTTCTTCTGGTTGCCGATGTCCACAACCTGCCTTTTAAGTCAAAAGTTTTTGATCGTGTTATCTGTTTTGCCGCTTTTCCGCATTTCTGTGATCCCGGAGGAGCGTTGCGAGAAATGGCCCGTGTGCTGAAGTGTGATGGGGTGGTGAAGGGAGAACTCGTGATAGCCCACCTTCTGAGCCGTGAAGAGCTTGCAGAGCACCACGCCAGGCATCCTGAGGTAATGTCTCACAGACTGCCCGATGATATTACAATGGAGAAACTTTTCGGTGCCGCAGGCCTCAGGTTGACGAAGATTATTGATAGGCCCGGCCGTTATCTGGCCCACGGCGTTGTGAACTGGTGA
- a CDS encoding HesA/MoeB/ThiF family protein: protein MMIAEKLKTLTKTVERLPGLKISVLEDEDIIKVALDFGISPSEVSALALDHHIVPHRYIKNLNTLTPKQQAMICRSRLLVCGCGGLGGVIIHLAARIGFGFIRCIDPDNFSPSNANRQWFCYSSTEGSEKAKAVQKITKDVNPLVTLDALVETVKKSHLEGVDIVIDALDNVPDRLILDDWCRQLKIPLIHGAVRGWWGQVLTVTSDSTVRLRALYENSTAETDTTAEESLGVLASTVSTIASLQVAEAVKLATGQVPAFAERLLYVDLEAGEFHKIPLHQFTTPWAR, encoded by the coding sequence ATGATGATTGCGGAAAAATTGAAGACCCTGACGAAAACCGTAGAGAGGCTTCCCGGCTTAAAAATCTCCGTGCTGGAAGACGAAGACATCATAAAGGTGGCCCTGGATTTCGGCATTTCGCCATCGGAGGTATCCGCCCTGGCTCTGGATCATCACATCGTGCCTCACAGGTACATTAAGAACCTGAACACCCTCACGCCAAAACAGCAGGCCATGATCTGCCGATCCAGATTGCTCGTTTGCGGCTGCGGGGGGCTGGGAGGTGTGATAATTCACCTTGCCGCACGCATCGGTTTTGGCTTCATAAGGTGTATCGATCCTGACAACTTTTCTCCTTCCAATGCCAATCGCCAGTGGTTCTGTTATTCTTCAACGGAAGGGTCGGAAAAAGCAAAGGCCGTGCAAAAAATCACTAAAGACGTTAACCCTCTGGTAACCCTCGATGCCCTTGTCGAAACGGTAAAGAAATCACACCTTGAAGGAGTTGACATAGTAATCGACGCTCTGGATAACGTGCCCGACAGGCTTATACTGGACGATTGGTGCCGCCAGCTCAAAATTCCGTTGATTCACGGAGCCGTTCGTGGATGGTGGGGACAGGTTTTAACGGTAACCTCCGACAGCACGGTGCGGTTGAGGGCTCTATACGAAAACTCGACGGCAGAAACCGACACCACCGCAGAAGAGAGCCTGGGGGTTCTCGCATCGACGGTTTCGACGATCGCTTCCCTTCAGGTTGCCGAAGCCGTGAAACTGGCCACAGGTCAGGTACCGGCTTTCGCGGAAAGACTCCTTTACGTGGACCTCGAAGCCGGAGAATTTCACAAAATTCCCCTTCACCAGTTCACAACGCCGTGGGCCAGATAA
- the mraY gene encoding phospho-N-acetylmuramoyl-pentapeptide-transferase, whose product MFYLLGQFLCESSDFFSFCRLVNYITFRAIMAALSATLFVLLCSRPFIMMLHRYRLRDQKRDMGLKSAVDKSGTPTMGGLLILGGVYFSLFLWSNWRNPFMWCVVTAATWFGVLGLLDDLKKIRKRSGDRGLSEKTKLLWQSLFAVGFAYVVTGPFSPMPKPLALALYVPFLKNPLCYLPVLLYTLFIFLFVIFVTNSVNLTDGLDGLAITSSLFVLGVLAVFAYVLGNSIYSSYLQFPYIPGTGELTIVAAAFAGAGLGFLWFNAYPAQIFMGDTGSLAIGGVIATMSILLKQEFLFPIVGGLFVAEALTSQIQDKVGVKLVGRRIFYRAPLHHSLQYRGIAEPKVVVRLSIISGILALIALSTLKVR is encoded by the coding sequence ATGTTCTACCTGCTCGGACAATTCCTCTGCGAATCTTCGGATTTCTTTTCTTTTTGCCGTCTCGTAAACTACATAACCTTCAGGGCCATTATGGCGGCCCTTTCGGCAACGCTTTTCGTTCTGCTCTGCAGTCGGCCTTTCATAATGATGCTTCACAGATACCGTTTAAGGGATCAGAAGCGAGACATGGGGCTTAAAAGTGCCGTTGACAAGTCAGGCACGCCAACAATGGGAGGACTTCTGATACTGGGAGGGGTTTATTTTTCGCTGTTTCTGTGGAGCAACTGGCGAAATCCCTTTATGTGGTGCGTTGTTACGGCGGCAACCTGGTTCGGAGTTCTGGGACTGCTGGACGACCTGAAAAAAATAAGAAAGCGAAGCGGAGACAGAGGGCTATCGGAGAAGACCAAGCTTCTATGGCAATCGCTTTTTGCCGTCGGTTTTGCTTACGTTGTAACCGGCCCCTTCAGCCCCATGCCAAAACCGCTGGCCCTGGCGCTCTACGTGCCCTTTCTGAAAAATCCCCTGTGTTACCTTCCCGTCCTTCTTTACACCCTTTTCATCTTCTTATTCGTCATCTTCGTCACAAATTCCGTAAACCTGACGGACGGACTGGACGGACTGGCCATAACCTCTTCTCTCTTTGTGCTGGGAGTGCTCGCCGTTTTTGCCTACGTGCTGGGAAACAGCATATATTCAAGCTACCTCCAGTTTCCTTACATCCCCGGCACGGGAGAGTTGACGATTGTGGCGGCCGCCTTTGCGGGAGCCGGTCTGGGGTTTTTGTGGTTTAATGCCTACCCTGCACAAATCTTCATGGGAGATACGGGCTCTCTTGCCATCGGAGGGGTCATCGCCACCATGAGCATCCTTCTCAAACAGGAGTTTTTGTTTCCCATAGTTGGAGGCCTTTTCGTGGCGGAAGCCCTTACAAGCCAGATTCAGGATAAAGTCGGGGTAAAGCTCGTGGGAAGGCGCATCTTTTACAGAGCGCCTTTGCATCATTCCTTACAGTACCGGGGAATTGCGGAGCCTAAAGTCGTTGTGAGGCTTTCAATAATCTCCGGGATACTGGCCCTCATAGCTCTGTCAACCCTAAAGGTTCGATGA
- a CDS encoding glycosyltransferase — MIYLVISVVTIYVFTALLINRSFRRKFKSRTDRVIALTGGGTAGHVYPLIALYEEFKGRNRDVRFIYIGTKERADSQIVPRENIPFFAVLSAAYPGIRNPIKLTKFSILTLAGTLQALQILIRCKPFCIISTGGYASAPALLAGIVLRKLFRVPVKLYLHEQNTIPGQANHALGRWVDVVFVSFPQTLRFFPKKGVYSGYPVRKSIFSERATSLDLTIPKGRMVIFVFGGSLGARTINRALVDALPYLFPYRNRIFVIHGLGLSKTDVYDAERDTLERISRLPAEIRNELPSFYHARRYFHSIGEIYRRADLIVSRSGAGTINEIASLGKPALLIPKGGLPGDHQVMNARAMKYAGAAEVLYEDVKRDQQGNHVEFVDPQELAQTILRLIHDKAQLTTMGTAAKNFFRHKASQLMADYIEGNFTESGIRIEALLPARDLVPVPIGSVIGRLAGEYSKNPANYNLTDVLDEDEIRYYRYAASRLLYHPKWPMRNIGVKAVGYLLQRDKIPELVRMICDRTRVSRWLRLLGGDFVEVGFIRRNAIRSIIVMDVFDRDVEIALKTALKDPYYEVRAEACRAVQHFANHLAGRDEWLRLILELFCDPCFEVVVEAEKALGRIGIDGRALDPLLRMGTHPLWQVRHAALEGILYLLERRVICPSPELLEGLRNFILTSTDFIPLFTIKETYRKIERLCERRTGSDQSDPLRSQASTAGGKE, encoded by the coding sequence ATGATCTACCTGGTAATTTCCGTGGTCACGATTTACGTTTTTACGGCACTCCTTATAAACAGGAGTTTCAGACGCAAATTCAAAAGCCGAACCGACAGGGTTATTGCCCTAACCGGGGGTGGCACGGCAGGTCACGTTTATCCTCTGATAGCCCTCTACGAAGAATTTAAAGGGAGAAACAGGGACGTAAGGTTTATTTACATAGGGACGAAGGAAAGGGCAGACAGTCAGATCGTGCCCCGTGAGAACATTCCGTTTTTTGCCGTATTGTCCGCGGCCTATCCCGGGATAAGGAATCCGATCAAGCTGACGAAGTTTTCGATTCTGACACTTGCGGGCACCCTGCAGGCTTTGCAAATCCTGATCCGCTGTAAGCCCTTCTGCATCATTTCCACCGGAGGATACGCAAGTGCTCCGGCTTTGCTTGCCGGGATCGTTCTCAGAAAACTTTTTCGTGTTCCCGTAAAGCTCTACCTTCACGAACAGAACACCATTCCAGGTCAGGCCAACCATGCTCTCGGGAGATGGGTTGATGTCGTTTTCGTGAGCTTTCCTCAGACCCTGCGCTTTTTTCCCAAAAAGGGCGTGTATTCCGGCTATCCCGTCAGAAAAAGCATATTTTCCGAAAGGGCTACCTCTTTAGATTTAACCATCCCCAAGGGAAGAATGGTCATTTTTGTTTTCGGCGGTTCTCTGGGAGCCCGCACGATAAATCGAGCGCTGGTGGATGCCCTCCCCTATCTCTTCCCTTACAGGAACCGGATTTTCGTCATCCACGGGTTGGGACTTTCGAAAACGGACGTTTACGATGCCGAAAGAGATACCCTTGAGCGTATTTCAAGACTGCCGGCGGAAATCCGGAACGAACTCCCTTCTTTTTATCACGCTCGAAGGTACTTCCACTCCATAGGAGAAATTTACCGCAGGGCAGATTTGATCGTATCGAGAAGTGGCGCCGGTACGATAAACGAGATAGCCTCGCTGGGAAAGCCGGCTCTCCTGATACCCAAAGGCGGCCTGCCGGGAGATCATCAGGTAATGAACGCCCGGGCAATGAAATACGCCGGAGCAGCCGAAGTACTTTACGAAGACGTGAAGCGTGATCAACAGGGAAACCACGTTGAGTTCGTTGACCCCCAAGAGCTGGCCCAGACGATATTGAGGCTTATTCACGACAAAGCCCAGCTGACAACCATGGGAACGGCCGCCAAAAACTTCTTCCGCCATAAAGCAAGCCAGTTAATGGCCGATTACATAGAGGGAAACTTCACAGAAAGCGGTATCAGGATAGAAGCCCTTTTGCCGGCACGGGATTTAGTTCCCGTTCCCATTGGATCGGTTATCGGAAGACTTGCCGGTGAGTACTCAAAAAATCCCGCCAATTACAACCTCACCGACGTTCTGGACGAGGACGAGATCAGGTACTATCGTTACGCCGCTTCGCGGTTGCTCTATCACCCGAAATGGCCCATGAGAAACATTGGAGTCAAGGCTGTGGGTTATCTGTTGCAGAGAGACAAAATCCCGGAACTGGTGAGAATGATATGCGACAGGACAAGGGTGAGCAGATGGTTGAGGCTTCTCGGTGGAGATTTTGTAGAAGTTGGTTTTATACGACGGAATGCAATTCGTTCCATCATCGTAATGGACGTGTTCGACAGGGACGTTGAAATCGCTTTGAAAACCGCTCTGAAAGATCCTTATTACGAGGTTCGTGCCGAGGCCTGCAGAGCCGTTCAACACTTCGCCAACCATCTGGCCGGAAGAGATGAATGGCTCAGACTGATTCTCGAACTCTTCTGTGATCCCTGTTTTGAAGTCGTTGTGGAAGCCGAGAAAGCATTGGGCCGTATCGGGATAGACGGCCGTGCTCTGGATCCCTTGCTTCGTATGGGCACTCACCCTCTCTGGCAGGTACGACACGCGGCTCTCGAAGGCATCCTTTATTTGCTGGAACGCCGTGTAATCTGTCCGTCACCGGAACTACTGGAAGGCCTCAGAAACTTTATACTCACATCTACGGACTTCATACCCCTGTTTACCATAAAAGAAACGTACCGTAAGATTGAACGGCTCTGTGAACGGCGAACGGGCTCTGACCAGTCGGATCCGCTGCGATCACAGGCTTCTACCGCGGGGGGAAAGGAATAA
- a CDS encoding L-threonylcarbamoyladenylate synthase produces MKQAKPFFRRYWRVDLPYEQHVVRYGEEWKKLVEAGAVFVYPTETVYGIGCNPFNEESVRRIFRVKGRPESRPLLLVAENISSARRAFRKWPECAEAIASKFWPGAVTVILPAAASIPDVVHAGTGNVAVRVSPHPIARFLASAAKGLFVSTSANLSDRPPIGSPSELSESMIEVIDAVIDAGPLDNSLTSTIIDCSEGFPRLIRKGAVPFSEILRSTGTEL; encoded by the coding sequence ATGAAGCAGGCTAAACCCTTTTTCAGGCGCTACTGGCGGGTTGATCTCCCGTACGAACAGCACGTAGTTCGCTATGGAGAGGAGTGGAAAAAGCTCGTAGAGGCCGGGGCTGTTTTTGTGTATCCCACCGAAACGGTATACGGCATTGGCTGTAATCCCTTTAACGAGGAAAGTGTCCGGAGAATTTTCAGAGTCAAAGGAAGGCCCGAGTCCAGACCGCTTCTTCTCGTTGCCGAAAACATTTCGTCGGCCCGGCGGGCTTTTCGCAAATGGCCTGAGTGTGCAGAAGCCATAGCAAGCAAATTCTGGCCCGGGGCAGTAACGGTAATCCTGCCTGCGGCCGCCTCAATCCCCGATGTGGTTCATGCCGGAACCGGAAATGTGGCGGTGCGGGTGTCACCTCACCCAATTGCACGTTTTCTCGCTTCGGCGGCAAAAGGTCTTTTCGTATCCACCAGTGCGAACCTGTCGGACAGACCGCCGATCGGATCCCCATCGGAACTCAGTGAATCCATGATCGAAGTTATCGATGCCGTAATTGACGCAGGGCCTCTGGACAACTCCCTGACATCAACCATAATCGACTGTTCTGAGGGATTTCCAAGATTAATTCGAAAAGGAGCCGTTCCGTTCTCCGAAATACTTCGCTCTACGGGTACTGAGTTATGA
- the purE gene encoding 5-(carboxyamino)imidazole ribonucleotide mutase, which produces MEPRVAVVMGSKSDLEVMQEAIEVLKEFGVPHEVRILSAHRVPDDVADFSEKAASRGIRVVIAGAGWAAHLAGSIAARTVLPVIGVPVDSSPLKGWDALLSTVQMPPGIPVATVSVGKGGARNAAYLAIEILALTDENLQRKLTAFREEIREKVRRADRELQKNHEAG; this is translated from the coding sequence ATGGAACCCAGAGTCGCCGTGGTCATGGGAAGTAAGTCCGATCTGGAGGTTATGCAGGAGGCGATAGAGGTCCTGAAGGAATTCGGCGTGCCCCACGAAGTGCGAATACTTTCCGCCCATCGCGTTCCCGACGACGTGGCCGATTTTTCCGAGAAAGCTGCGTCCAGAGGTATCCGTGTGGTAATCGCCGGAGCCGGTTGGGCTGCTCACCTTGCAGGATCAATTGCCGCCAGAACCGTGCTTCCGGTCATAGGTGTTCCCGTAGATTCGTCTCCGCTTAAGGGATGGGATGCCCTGCTCTCTACGGTTCAAATGCCTCCCGGAATTCCCGTTGCAACGGTTTCGGTGGGAAAAGGCGGAGCCAGAAATGCCGCATATCTGGCGATTGAGATTCTTGCTCTGACCGACGAAAATCTTCAAAGAAAATTAACGGCCTTCAGAGAAGAGATCAGGGAAAAAGTGAGAAGGGCAGACAGAGAGCTTCAGAAGAATCATGAAGCAGGCTAA
- the purD gene encoding phosphoribosylamine--glycine ligase, which produces MKVLVVGSGGRDHAIAWKFSQSPRVKKVYVAHGNAGISRIAECVDARTIEEMADFAEKEKVDLTFVGPENPLSSGIVDLFTSRGLPIVGPDQRTSRLESSKCDTKVLLRDLGIPVADFAIFDDPDKARDYVRSVGYPVVVKADGLAAGKGSLVCDTVEDAEEAIHLLMEKRIFGDAGKRVDIEKRLYGRELSFFCFTDGYTVLPMVAAQDYKRARDNDEGKNTGGMGSYSPHPWLTDELSEKIMARVARPLIEGIREKYEMLYKGVLYLGLMLVEEEGDITPYVLEINIRLGDPEAQVILPRLKTDLVDISEAIIEGRLRDISLEWDPAYRLCLIAVSGRCKGKKGWYKGYPDRYRIGVPIYGLEKVDPSCLVFHSGTGFDSDGRLITTGGRVFGIVSRGETLQEAREIAYREMKKVSFEGMYYRSDIGLQ; this is translated from the coding sequence ATGAAGGTTCTTGTAGTTGGAAGCGGAGGACGGGATCACGCAATTGCCTGGAAGTTTTCTCAAAGCCCCAGGGTCAAGAAGGTTTACGTGGCCCACGGAAATGCGGGAATTTCACGAATAGCGGAATGTGTAGATGCCCGAACCATAGAAGAGATGGCAGACTTTGCCGAAAAGGAAAAGGTCGATTTAACCTTTGTCGGCCCCGAAAATCCTCTGTCATCCGGGATAGTGGACCTTTTTACGAGCAGAGGCCTTCCCATTGTGGGTCCGGATCAGAGAACCAGCCGTCTGGAGTCCAGTAAATGTGACACAAAGGTTTTGCTCAGGGATCTCGGAATCCCCGTAGCGGATTTTGCCATCTTTGACGATCCCGATAAAGCCAGGGATTATGTGAGGTCCGTCGGATATCCCGTTGTGGTTAAAGCCGACGGCCTTGCTGCCGGCAAGGGTTCTCTCGTGTGCGACACCGTTGAAGACGCCGAGGAAGCCATCCATCTGCTTATGGAAAAGAGAATCTTCGGGGATGCCGGAAAAAGGGTGGACATAGAGAAGCGACTCTACGGTAGAGAGCTTTCCTTTTTCTGTTTTACCGACGGTTACACCGTTCTGCCGATGGTGGCGGCACAGGATTATAAGCGGGCCAGAGACAACGACGAAGGGAAAAACACGGGAGGTATGGGCTCTTACAGTCCTCATCCCTGGCTGACCGATGAGCTTTCCGAAAAAATTATGGCCCGCGTTGCACGGCCCCTTATCGAAGGAATACGGGAAAAATACGAAATGCTCTACAAGGGAGTACTTTATCTGGGGCTCATGCTGGTTGAAGAGGAAGGAGACATAACTCCCTATGTGCTGGAAATCAACATTAGACTGGGCGATCCGGAGGCTCAGGTCATCCTGCCGAGATTGAAAACCGATCTGGTGGACATAAGCGAAGCCATCATTGAGGGCAGGCTCAGAGACATATCCCTGGAATGGGATCCCGCGTATCGGCTCTGCCTTATTGCCGTAAGTGGCAGATGCAAGGGGAAAAAGGGCTGGTACAAGGGTTATCCGGACAGGTATCGTATTGGCGTGCCCATTTACGGGCTGGAAAAGGTGGACCCGTCGTGCCTGGTATTTCATTCGGGAACCGGCTTTGACTCGGACGGCAGACTCATTACAACGGGTGGGCGTGTTTTCGGCATCGTAAGTCGTGGAGAAACCCTTCAAGAGGCGCGCGAAATTGCCTACAGGGAAATGAAGAAGGTGTCCTTTGAGGGCATGTACTACCGCAGTGATATAGGTCTGCAGTGA
- a CDS encoding IMP cyclohydrolase, giving the protein MIGIKRALISVTDKRGLPEFGRFLQNRGVHILSTGGTARLLRDNGVEITDVSDYTGFPEILDGRVKTLHPRIHGGILAVRSKKEHLETLEHLNIEPIDMVVVNLYAFEKTVATPGCTLEDAVENIDIGGPTLIRAAAKNFRHVVVVCDPDDYPTIMDEMTRLDGRISTALSFALAKKAFCLTHRYDGAICQYLENQTLSAE; this is encoded by the coding sequence ATGATCGGCATAAAGAGAGCCCTTATAAGCGTGACGGACAAGCGCGGCCTTCCCGAATTCGGCCGTTTTCTGCAAAACAGAGGGGTTCACATTCTGTCGACCGGCGGGACGGCCCGTTTACTGAGAGACAACGGTGTGGAAATCACCGACGTGTCGGACTACACGGGTTTCCCGGAAATTCTCGACGGAAGGGTGAAAACACTTCACCCCCGGATTCACGGGGGTATTCTGGCCGTCAGGTCTAAAAAGGAACACCTTGAAACCCTTGAACATTTGAATATTGAGCCCATAGACATGGTTGTCGTAAACCTCTACGCCTTTGAAAAAACCGTGGCAACCCCGGGATGCACGCTGGAAGATGCCGTGGAAAACATCGACATAGGAGGGCCGACACTCATAAGAGCGGCGGCCAAAAACTTCAGACACGTCGTCGTCGTATGCGACCCTGACGACTACCCAACAATAATGGACGAAATGACCAGACTGGACGGAAGAATTTCAACGGCTCTGAGTTTTGCCCTCGCAAAAAAGGCCTTTTGCCTGACTCACCGGTACGATGGAGCAATATGTCAGTATCTAGAAAATCAAACACTTTCGGCAGAATAG
- a CDS encoding AAA family ATPase, which produces MGYTISIGGKGGTGKTTVAGLVVRYLLARDMKPILVVDADPNTNLNDVLGVQIKTTLSDARERMKKDVPTGMTKDIFMQIQMEEALVEAEGFDLIAMGRPEGPGCYCAANSILSELLDKLMNHYPYLVIDNEAGMEHFSRLTQKDIDLLLLVSDPSKRGLTAACRIAEMVKDLPIRVGEQYLIVNQVRTAPSDWPDDVKKIFGGNIVTFPADPLITEYDLQGKPTFELPDDAPIVKASAAFLDEVFSQKQARLSSGVRT; this is translated from the coding sequence GTGGGATACACGATTTCTATTGGTGGTAAAGGCGGCACGGGCAAAACCACGGTGGCCGGTCTTGTAGTAAGGTATCTTCTGGCACGGGACATGAAGCCGATTCTCGTGGTCGATGCCGACCCGAACACCAACCTGAACGATGTTCTGGGAGTGCAAATCAAAACAACCCTTTCGGATGCAAGGGAACGGATGAAAAAAGATGTACCCACCGGGATGACCAAGGACATCTTCATGCAGATACAGATGGAAGAAGCTCTTGTGGAAGCCGAAGGTTTTGATCTGATAGCGATGGGTCGGCCGGAAGGGCCGGGATGCTACTGTGCTGCCAACAGCATCCTTTCGGAGCTTCTGGACAAGCTCATGAACCACTACCCTTATCTCGTGATCGACAACGAAGCGGGCATGGAGCATTTCAGCCGCCTTACTCAGAAAGATATCGATCTGCTTCTTCTCGTTTCCGATCCCAGCAAACGCGGTCTGACCGCAGCGTGCAGAATTGCAGAAATGGTAAAAGATTTGCCCATTCGAGTTGGCGAACAATATCTCATCGTAAATCAGGTCCGTACAGCACCTTCTGACTGGCCTGATGATGTGAAGAAAATCTTTGGCGGCAATATCGTGACCTTCCCGGCAGATCCTCTGATTACGGAATACGACCTTCAGGGCAAGCCCACCTTTGAACTGCCCGACGATGCACCTATTGTAAAGGCCAGCGCGGCTTTTCTGGATGAGGTTTTTTCTCAAAAACAGGCCAGATTATCTTCGGGAGTGAGGACATGA